The Corynebacterium confusum genome has a window encoding:
- the dapF gene encoding diaminopimelate epimerase — MRVSKGHGTENDFLIIPSFEELVDLPEKRVQRLCDRRAGLGADGVLRVVRAGQLLEAGEIEVLPAGLEREDWFMDYRNADGSMAEMCGNGTRVFAHWLSAHGLVDNATFNVGTRAGTKEVTVHVADATDATVSVQMGEAKVLGVSTAQVGTHRVAGLGVDMGNPHLAAVVPGLEPAELAEWELGTPAWDTEFFPAGVNVEILTPAADGEVHMRVVERGVGETRSCGTGTVAAARAALADAGRGEGSLRVHVSGGTVEVTITDGGSVLTGPSRIVADGETSL; from the coding sequence ATGCGAGTTAGCAAAGGTCACGGAACCGAGAACGATTTCCTCATCATCCCGAGCTTCGAGGAGCTCGTGGACCTGCCCGAAAAGCGCGTGCAGCGGCTGTGCGATAGGCGCGCCGGGCTCGGCGCGGACGGCGTGTTGCGTGTGGTGCGCGCCGGGCAGCTGCTGGAGGCCGGCGAGATCGAGGTGCTGCCCGCGGGCCTGGAGCGCGAGGACTGGTTCATGGACTACCGCAACGCGGATGGCTCCATGGCGGAGATGTGCGGCAACGGCACCCGGGTCTTCGCGCACTGGCTCAGCGCCCACGGCCTGGTCGATAACGCAACATTCAACGTCGGCACCCGCGCCGGCACCAAGGAAGTCACCGTGCATGTTGCCGATGCCACCGACGCCACCGTCAGCGTCCAGATGGGCGAGGCGAAGGTGCTGGGGGTCTCCACCGCGCAGGTGGGCACCCACCGGGTAGCCGGCCTCGGGGTGGATATGGGCAACCCCCACTTGGCGGCCGTCGTGCCGGGCCTGGAACCGGCGGAGCTTGCCGAGTGGGAGCTGGGCACCCCGGCCTGGGACACGGAGTTTTTCCCAGCGGGGGTCAACGTGGAGATCCTCACCCCGGCGGCAGACGGCGAGGTGCACATGCGCGTGGTCGAGCGCGGCGTCGGGGAGACGCGCTCCTGCGGTACGGGAACGGTGGCAGCCGCGCGCGCCGCGCTGGCCGATGCCGGCCGCGGGGAGGGCAGCTTGCGCGTCCACGTGTCGGGCGGGACCGTGGAGGTCACCATCACCGACGGCGGCTCGGTACTGACCGGCCCGTCGCGGATCGTCGCGGACGGGGAGACGAGCCTCTAG
- the miaA gene encoding tRNA (adenosine(37)-N6)-dimethylallyltransferase MiaA, translating to MLPTPIAVVGPTASGKSALGVALAHALDGEVVNVDSMQLYRGMDIGTAKLSVEEREGIPHHQLDVWNVTETASVARYQAAAIADVEDIQSRGKTPVLVGGSMLYVQSLVDDWQFPPTDPDVRQKYEDLRLDIGTAALHDLLAERDPQAAETIEDQDPRRTVRALEVIELTGRPFQASQPPKNAPPRWGTRLLGLHASAEWLNPRIELRTRQMFVQGLVGEVEGLKEEGLQADSTAGRAIGYAQVLQYLDGQLSLDEAEEKTVFGTRRYVRRQRSWFRRDKRIYWLDAAGDTFAEARQALGLG from the coding sequence ATGCTGCCCACCCCTATTGCCGTGGTGGGGCCGACGGCCTCCGGCAAGTCCGCGCTCGGCGTGGCCCTGGCGCACGCGCTCGACGGGGAAGTGGTCAACGTTGATTCCATGCAGCTGTACCGGGGCATGGATATCGGCACGGCCAAGCTCTCTGTCGAAGAGCGCGAAGGTATCCCGCACCACCAGCTGGACGTCTGGAACGTCACGGAAACCGCCTCCGTGGCTCGCTACCAGGCCGCGGCCATAGCCGACGTGGAAGACATCCAATCCCGGGGCAAGACCCCCGTCCTGGTCGGCGGGTCGATGCTCTACGTCCAGTCCTTGGTCGACGATTGGCAGTTCCCGCCCACGGACCCGGACGTCCGCCAGAAATACGAAGACCTTCGGCTAGACATCGGCACGGCGGCCCTGCACGACCTGCTGGCCGAGCGGGACCCGCAGGCCGCCGAGACCATCGAGGACCAGGACCCGCGGCGCACCGTGCGCGCCCTGGAGGTCATCGAGCTGACCGGCCGGCCCTTCCAGGCCAGTCAGCCGCCAAAGAATGCCCCGCCGCGCTGGGGGACCCGGCTGCTGGGGCTGCACGCCTCGGCCGAATGGCTCAACCCGCGGATTGAGCTGCGCACCCGGCAGATGTTCGTCCAAGGCCTGGTCGGCGAGGTCGAAGGCCTCAAAGAGGAGGGCCTGCAGGCAGACTCCACGGCCGGCCGGGCCATCGGCTACGCGCAGGTCTTGCAGTACCTCGACGGCCAGCTCTCCCTAGACGAGGCGGAAGAAAAGACCGTCTTCGGCACGCGCCGCTACGTGCGGCGCCAGCGCTCCTGGTTCCGCCGGGACAAGCGCATCTACTGGTTAGATGCGGCCGGCGACACCTTTGCCGAGGCCCGGCAGGCCTTAGGCCTGGGCTAG
- a CDS encoding DUF349 domain-containing protein: protein MAPQSQEPHPGNMPKPGPRPQAPKPGQTARPGAKPAAPVALSQTPKSDPSKWGRVADDGTVYVTTGDGERAVGSWQAGTAAEGLAHFGKRYDDLATEVELLEARLKANPQEADSIKDTAATLRADLATAAVVGDLDALDKRLAAIMDHSAAAREKAQADKAERRAAAIATKEKLAAEAEEIAENSTEWKAAGDRIRAILDEWKTIKGIDRKTDDQLWKRYSRARDAFNRRRGSHFAELDRSRAAARKKKEELVERAEALQNSTDWGPTARAYRDLMQEWKAAGRAPREVDDRLWKQFRAAQDHFFNARNQVNAERDKEFAANAAAKDALLAEYSPQIDPAANLNTAKAKLRELQEKWEEVGFVPRNQIREYEDKIAEVEKRVSDAEESQWRRTDPEAQARVDQFRSRAQDFNQQADAAASKGNAQKEKKLRAQAEQWEQWAQTAAAVLDEQ, encoded by the coding sequence ATGGCCCCTCAATCACAGGAACCGCACCCGGGCAACATGCCGAAGCCCGGCCCTCGGCCGCAGGCCCCGAAGCCGGGTCAAACCGCGCGGCCCGGGGCAAAGCCGGCCGCGCCGGTAGCACTGTCCCAGACGCCGAAGTCCGACCCGTCCAAGTGGGGCCGCGTGGCGGACGACGGCACCGTCTACGTCACCACCGGTGACGGCGAGCGCGCCGTGGGCTCCTGGCAGGCCGGCACGGCCGCCGAGGGCTTGGCCCACTTCGGCAAGCGCTACGACGACCTGGCCACCGAGGTCGAGCTGCTCGAGGCCCGCCTCAAGGCCAACCCGCAGGAGGCCGACTCCATCAAGGACACCGCCGCCACCCTGCGCGCGGACCTGGCCACCGCCGCCGTGGTCGGCGACCTGGATGCGCTGGACAAGCGCCTGGCCGCCATCATGGACCACTCCGCCGCCGCGCGCGAGAAGGCCCAGGCCGACAAGGCCGAACGCCGCGCTGCGGCCATCGCGACTAAGGAAAAGCTCGCGGCCGAGGCCGAAGAGATCGCGGAAAACTCCACCGAGTGGAAGGCCGCCGGCGATCGCATCCGCGCCATCCTGGACGAGTGGAAGACCATCAAGGGCATCGACCGCAAGACCGATGACCAGCTATGGAAGCGCTACTCCCGCGCCCGCGACGCCTTCAACCGCCGCCGCGGCTCCCACTTCGCGGAGCTGGACCGCTCCCGCGCCGCCGCCCGCAAGAAGAAGGAAGAGCTGGTCGAGCGCGCCGAGGCGCTCCAGAACTCCACCGACTGGGGCCCGACCGCCCGCGCCTACCGCGACCTGATGCAAGAGTGGAAGGCCGCCGGCCGCGCTCCGCGCGAGGTCGACGATCGCCTCTGGAAGCAGTTCCGCGCCGCCCAAGACCACTTCTTCAACGCCCGCAACCAGGTCAACGCGGAGCGCGACAAGGAATTCGCCGCCAACGCCGCGGCCAAGGACGCGCTGCTGGCGGAGTACTCCCCGCAGATCGACCCGGCGGCCAACCTCAACACCGCCAAGGCCAAGCTGCGCGAGCTGCAGGAAAAGTGGGAGGAGGTAGGCTTCGTCCCGCGCAACCAGATCCGCGAGTACGAGGACAAAATCGCCGAGGTTGAAAAGCGCGTCTCCGACGCTGAGGAGTCCCAGTGGCGCCGCACCGACCCGGAGGCCCAGGCGCGCGTGGATCAGTTCCGCTCCCGGGCGCAGGACTTTAACCAGCAGGCGGATGCGGCCGCCTCCAAGGGCAACGCGCAGAAGGAAAAGAAGCTGCGCGCCCAGGCCGAGCAGTGGGAGCAGTGGGCCCAGACCGCCGCCGCGGTGCTGGACGAGCAGTAA
- a CDS encoding GNAT family acetyltransferase, with the protein MPDFSHLHLAYLAAPRTTDGRPVAPGQPAVFAEPSDAIRTLSFLSNLAAQEATGDPAASMSAELALQALCGTPEMLTELFAVVSGPVPVGELSPLGYPLLASTGETPELDYVGFIQLSRPQLEDRDNVELDCVLDAGYLPLPGTPLESEAADLLAWMLDTGCELAQRLGRARVLTGMMHAPDDEVLPTSLAEVFTRSRFSRRHAETQLVTRITEAGEPLTADSPALPGLPEGWQFAAFHNYDLPADIEPQVVELLTVASQDADYGEMTVEPVAWTADRLNEARRRVHERRSETVLVAAIDATGATRRVRSLVECGRHHGGHAEIAEWTLMVTDRGWRRRGLATATARAALVMAREYWPELNRVYGSAALSDVASRALHARLGSQPIAVTTAWQRDL; encoded by the coding sequence GTGCCTGATTTCTCCCACCTGCACCTCGCCTACCTCGCCGCTCCCCGCACCACCGATGGCCGCCCGGTTGCTCCGGGCCAGCCGGCGGTTTTCGCCGAGCCCAGCGACGCCATCCGGACGCTGAGCTTCCTGTCGAACCTGGCCGCCCAGGAAGCCACCGGGGATCCGGCGGCTTCCATGTCCGCGGAGCTGGCGCTGCAGGCGCTGTGCGGCACCCCGGAGATGCTCACCGAACTTTTCGCGGTGGTCTCCGGCCCCGTGCCCGTCGGCGAGCTCTCCCCGCTGGGCTACCCGCTGCTGGCCAGCACCGGTGAAACACCGGAGCTAGATTACGTGGGCTTTATCCAGCTCAGCCGACCGCAGCTAGAGGACCGGGACAACGTCGAGCTCGACTGCGTCTTAGACGCGGGCTACCTCCCGCTGCCGGGCACCCCGCTGGAGTCGGAGGCCGCGGATCTCTTGGCCTGGATGCTGGATACCGGCTGCGAGCTCGCCCAGCGCCTGGGCCGTGCCCGCGTGCTCACCGGAATGATGCACGCGCCGGACGACGAGGTCCTGCCTACATCCCTCGCGGAGGTCTTCACGCGCAGTCGCTTTAGCCGCCGGCACGCTGAGACCCAGTTGGTCACCCGTATAACGGAGGCGGGCGAACCGCTCACCGCGGACTCCCCGGCTCTCCCCGGCCTGCCCGAGGGGTGGCAGTTCGCTGCCTTCCACAACTACGACCTGCCCGCCGATATCGAGCCGCAAGTCGTCGAGCTGCTCACGGTGGCCTCCCAGGACGCCGACTACGGGGAGATGACCGTAGAGCCGGTGGCTTGGACTGCCGACCGGCTCAACGAGGCGCGCCGCCGCGTGCACGAGCGCCGGTCCGAGACCGTCCTCGTGGCGGCTATCGATGCCACCGGGGCCACCCGCCGCGTGCGCAGCCTCGTCGAGTGCGGCCGCCACCACGGCGGGCACGCGGAGATCGCCGAATGGACGCTCATGGTCACCGACCGGGGCTGGCGCCGCCGGGGTTTGGCCACGGCGACCGCGCGGGCCGCGCTAGTTATGGCGCGCGAGTACTGGCCGGAACTCAACCGGGTCTACGGATCCGCCGCGCTTAGCGACGTGGCCTCCCGGGCACTGCACGCGCGCCTGGGCAGCCAGCCCATCGCCGTCACCACGGCCTGGCAGCGCGACCTCTAG
- a CDS encoding Rv2732c family membrane protein — MTDSNRPQTPSPNSEVEQPDSLLYIENNKEKQAAAAAEKRAARTMDLRGQTVTLWVAVALFVAYLLLPHAGPARGFQVLSGQSGEVEISIVEYVFAVLMTLGVGVLTTLTLLTRRAVFGLAGWMMATVALAVSLFMFWVRGTQDYGVGIGAVCGVVACGLTFIAYCLVALRRSPEQQEAQERARAAAGTMDEVGQVQNRIRATVAPDSNPLLVDDRRQQAAARYRRDHGGNSAN, encoded by the coding sequence GTGACTGATTCAAATCGCCCGCAGACGCCATCGCCCAATTCGGAAGTAGAGCAGCCAGACTCGCTGCTCTACATCGAAAACAACAAGGAGAAGCAGGCCGCCGCCGCGGCGGAAAAGCGGGCGGCGCGCACCATGGACCTGCGCGGCCAGACCGTTACCCTCTGGGTGGCCGTAGCTTTGTTCGTGGCCTACCTGCTGCTGCCGCACGCTGGCCCCGCCCGAGGTTTCCAAGTGCTGAGCGGGCAGTCCGGCGAGGTGGAAATCTCGATTGTGGAATACGTCTTCGCCGTGCTGATGACCCTGGGCGTCGGCGTGCTGACTACCCTGACGCTGCTTACCCGCCGGGCCGTTTTCGGCCTGGCCGGCTGGATGATGGCGACGGTAGCCTTGGCGGTCTCGCTGTTCATGTTCTGGGTGCGCGGCACCCAGGACTACGGGGTCGGCATCGGCGCCGTGTGCGGGGTGGTCGCCTGCGGCCTGACGTTCATCGCCTACTGCCTGGTCGCCCTACGCCGCAGCCCGGAGCAGCAGGAGGCCCAGGAACGCGCCCGCGCCGCCGCCGGGACCATGGACGAGGTCGGGCAGGTCCAGAACCGCATCCGCGCCACCGTGGCCCCGGACAGCAACCCGCTGCTGGTCGATGACCGCCGCCAGCAGGCCGCGGCCCGCTACCGCCGCGATCACGGAGGGAATAGCGCGAACTAA
- the miaB gene encoding tRNA (N6-isopentenyl adenosine(37)-C2)-methylthiotransferase MiaB: protein MTENPRTYEVRTFGCQMNVHDSERISGLLEDAGYVAASQEAEPDLIVFNTCAVRENADKRLYGTLGSLKQTKENHPGMQIAVGGCLAQKDKDTVLTNAPWVDAVFGTHNMSALPTLLERARHNDEAQIEIVDALEAFPSVLPAKRESAYSGWVSISVGCNNTCTFCIVPSLRGKEEDRRPGDILAEVQALVDQGVSEVTLLGQNVNAYGVHFADPELPRDKYAFSKLLRLVGQIEGLERLRFTSPHPAEFTSDVIDAMAETPAVCPQLHMPLQSGSDKVLKDMRRSYRTKKFLRILDEVREKIPHAAITTDIIVGFPGETEEDFQETMELVRKARFSSAFTFQYSPRPGTPAAEMEQQIPKDVVQDRFERLVALQDSIQAEENAQLVGTDVELLVQATGGRKNDQTHRLSGRARDGCLVHFAAVDGDGNDIRDEIRPGDVVHTTVTDSGSFFLVADAGVSSHRRTKAGDMSAAGQTPTTAPVGVGLGLPSVGRPAETPASAHGGCC from the coding sequence ATGACTGAAAACCCGCGCACCTACGAGGTGCGCACGTTCGGCTGCCAGATGAACGTGCACGACTCGGAGCGTATCTCCGGCCTCCTGGAAGACGCCGGTTACGTGGCCGCCTCGCAGGAGGCGGAGCCGGATCTCATCGTTTTCAACACCTGCGCGGTGCGCGAGAACGCCGACAAGCGTCTCTACGGCACCCTGGGCTCGCTGAAGCAGACGAAGGAAAACCACCCCGGCATGCAGATCGCCGTGGGCGGGTGCCTGGCGCAGAAAGACAAGGACACCGTCTTGACCAACGCGCCGTGGGTGGACGCTGTTTTCGGTACCCACAACATGTCCGCGCTGCCGACGCTGCTGGAGCGCGCCCGTCATAACGACGAGGCGCAGATCGAAATCGTTGACGCGCTGGAGGCTTTCCCCTCGGTGCTGCCAGCCAAGCGCGAGTCCGCCTACTCCGGCTGGGTGTCTATCTCCGTCGGCTGCAACAACACGTGCACCTTCTGCATCGTGCCCTCGCTGCGCGGCAAGGAAGAAGACCGCCGGCCCGGCGACATCCTCGCCGAGGTCCAGGCGCTGGTCGACCAGGGCGTGTCCGAGGTGACCCTGCTGGGCCAAAACGTCAACGCTTACGGCGTCCACTTCGCCGACCCAGAACTGCCGCGCGACAAGTACGCGTTTTCCAAGCTGCTGCGCCTGGTGGGCCAGATCGAGGGTCTGGAGCGCCTGCGCTTTACCTCCCCGCACCCTGCGGAATTTACCTCCGATGTCATCGACGCGATGGCGGAGACCCCGGCGGTCTGCCCGCAGCTGCACATGCCGCTCCAGTCGGGCTCGGACAAGGTGCTCAAAGACATGCGCCGGTCCTACCGCACAAAGAAATTTCTCCGCATCTTGGATGAGGTCCGCGAGAAGATCCCGCACGCGGCGATTACCACCGACATCATCGTCGGCTTCCCAGGCGAGACCGAGGAGGATTTCCAGGAGACCATGGAGCTGGTGCGCAAGGCGCGGTTTAGCTCCGCGTTCACGTTCCAGTACTCCCCGCGGCCGGGTACCCCGGCGGCGGAGATGGAACAGCAGATCCCTAAGGACGTCGTCCAGGACCGCTTCGAGCGCCTGGTGGCCCTGCAGGATTCCATCCAGGCCGAGGAGAACGCCCAGCTGGTCGGCACCGACGTGGAGCTGCTCGTGCAGGCCACGGGCGGTCGCAAGAACGACCAGACCCACCGCCTGTCCGGACGGGCACGCGACGGCTGCCTGGTCCACTTCGCCGCCGTGGACGGCGACGGTAACGATATCCGGGACGAGATCCGCCCCGGCGACGTCGTGCACACCACGGTGACGGACTCCGGCTCTTTCTTCCTAGTAGCCGACGCCGGGGTAAGCTCCCACCGCCGCACCAAGGCCGGCGACATGTCGGCCGCTGGCCAGACCCCGACCACGGCGCCGGTAGGTGTCGGCCTGGGGCTGCCGTCGGTGGGTCGGCCCGCCGAAACCCCGGCATCCGCTCACGGCGGGTGCTGCTAA
- the recX gene encoding recombination regulator RecX: MPQPSTDKIARLQRALDDYAHGRGESDLFDKEAEESKSKVRERALRLLDQRSRSRHELAQRLEKLEFDPAVVADVVDDLSRVGLIDDAAFAREWVRQRHQARGKSTRVLDQELQRKGVGAEERQEALEQIDAADERAMAWSLAQKKARGVKAVPADQHERDKALRRIVGVLARRGFRESDSLDLARKALAEREAELEA, translated from the coding sequence ATGCCGCAGCCATCGACGGACAAGATCGCGCGGCTGCAGCGCGCCCTGGACGATTACGCACACGGCAGGGGCGAGAGCGATCTCTTCGATAAAGAAGCCGAGGAATCCAAGTCCAAAGTCCGCGAGCGCGCCTTGCGGCTGCTGGATCAGCGCTCCCGCTCGCGGCATGAGCTCGCCCAGCGCCTAGAGAAGCTGGAATTCGACCCCGCCGTGGTCGCGGACGTCGTGGATGATTTGTCCCGGGTGGGGCTTATCGATGACGCCGCTTTCGCCCGCGAGTGGGTGCGTCAGCGCCACCAGGCCCGCGGGAAGTCCACCCGCGTGCTGGATCAGGAGTTGCAACGCAAGGGCGTCGGTGCCGAGGAGCGCCAGGAAGCGTTGGAGCAGATCGACGCCGCCGACGAGCGCGCCATGGCTTGGTCGCTGGCGCAAAAGAAGGCCCGTGGCGTGAAGGCCGTGCCGGCGGATCAGCACGAGCGGGACAAGGCGCTGCGGCGCATCGTCGGCGTGCTGGCCCGCCGCGGATTCCGAGAATCTGACTCGCTGGATCTGGCGAGGAAGGCGCTGGCCGAGCGCGAGGCCGAACTGGAAGCCTAG
- the recA gene encoding recombinase RecA: MAAKKKSAKATGNSADDRKKALDAAMAMIEKDYGKGAVMRLGDDNRPPIQAISSGNTAIDIALGIGGFPRGRVVEIYGPESSGKTTVALHAIAEAQKGGGIAAFIDAEHALDPEYARLLGVDTDNLLVSQPDTGEQALEIADMLVRSGAIDIIVVDSVAALTPKAEIEGEMGDSHVGLQARLMSQALRKMTGALYSSGTTAIFINQLREKIGVMFGSPETTTGGKALKFYASVRCDIRRIQTLKDGQDAIGNRTKMKIVKNKVSPPFKIAEFDIMYGEGISRESSIIDLGVEHGFIKKSGSWFTYEGDQLGQGKEKARNFLKENQDLANEIEKKIFKKLGVGADAANADEEVAMDVPGTDDDLSDESVGLVPNVDFDDDDQD, from the coding sequence ATGGCTGCTAAGAAGAAGTCCGCTAAAGCCACCGGAAATAGCGCGGATGACCGCAAGAAGGCGCTAGATGCCGCGATGGCCATGATCGAAAAGGATTATGGCAAGGGCGCGGTCATGCGACTGGGCGATGACAACCGCCCGCCCATCCAGGCGATCTCCTCCGGCAACACCGCCATCGACATCGCGCTGGGCATCGGCGGCTTCCCGCGAGGCCGCGTGGTAGAGATCTACGGCCCGGAGTCTTCCGGTAAGACCACGGTGGCCCTGCACGCCATCGCGGAGGCCCAGAAGGGTGGGGGCATTGCCGCCTTTATTGACGCCGAGCACGCCCTCGACCCGGAATACGCCCGCCTGCTGGGCGTGGACACGGACAACCTGCTGGTCTCCCAGCCGGATACCGGCGAGCAGGCCCTCGAGATCGCAGACATGCTGGTTCGCTCCGGCGCCATTGACATCATCGTGGTGGACTCCGTTGCCGCGCTGACACCGAAGGCGGAAATCGAAGGCGAGATGGGTGATAGTCACGTCGGCCTTCAGGCCCGCCTGATGTCGCAGGCGCTGCGTAAGATGACCGGCGCCCTGTACAGCTCGGGCACCACCGCCATCTTTATTAACCAGCTGCGCGAAAAGATCGGCGTCATGTTCGGCTCCCCGGAGACGACCACCGGCGGTAAGGCCCTGAAGTTCTACGCCTCGGTGCGCTGCGACATCCGCCGCATCCAGACCCTGAAGGACGGCCAGGACGCCATCGGTAACCGCACCAAAATGAAGATCGTGAAGAACAAGGTTTCCCCGCCGTTCAAGATCGCGGAGTTCGACATCATGTACGGCGAGGGCATCTCCCGAGAGTCCTCCATCATCGACCTGGGCGTCGAACACGGCTTCATCAAGAAGTCCGGCTCCTGGTTCACCTACGAGGGCGACCAGCTGGGGCAGGGCAAGGAAAAGGCCCGCAACTTCCTGAAGGAAAACCAGGACCTAGCCAACGAGATCGAGAAGAAGATCTTCAAGAAGCTGGGCGTGGGCGCCGACGCCGCCAACGCGGACGAGGAAGTCGCCATGGACGTGCCAGGCACCGACGATGACCTGTCGGATGAGTCGGTGGGCTTGGTGCCGAACGTCGACTTTGACGACGACGATCAGGACTAG
- a CDS encoding DUF3046 domain-containing protein, translating into MRLTEYTQLITDEFGAEKTAWISHSHVLAEFGDTADALIERGVDPGKVWDGLCDDSSIPEERRLGVDYPTE; encoded by the coding sequence ATGCGTTTGACGGAGTATACCCAGCTTATTACGGACGAATTCGGGGCGGAAAAGACCGCCTGGATTTCCCATTCGCATGTCTTGGCCGAGTTCGGGGATACCGCGGACGCGCTTATCGAACGCGGCGTCGATCCGGGCAAGGTCTGGGACGGGTTGTGTGACGACTCTAGCATCCCGGAAGAGCGTCGACTGGGCGTGGATTATCCGACTGAATGA
- a CDS encoding biotin transporter BioY: MKKNTLASDLAYVAVFTALVIVLAFVSIPVGTAGVPIVLQNAAIILAGLVLGGKRGLAVGLLFLFLGLALPVLAGGGTTLRALAGPTVGYIIGYVISPWVAGSIAYRAPRAKGARIGIFILAGVVALLTQYVCGAIGLMVRSGLSLTEATVAQFAFVPVDSAKLVVAIIIAYGVHAAFPDLMGATKRRADRRANN, encoded by the coding sequence ATGAAGAAGAATACTCTGGCCTCCGATCTGGCCTACGTGGCGGTCTTTACCGCCCTCGTCATTGTCCTGGCCTTTGTCTCCATCCCCGTCGGTACCGCCGGCGTCCCGATCGTTTTGCAAAACGCCGCCATCATCCTGGCCGGCCTCGTCCTGGGCGGGAAGCGAGGCCTGGCCGTCGGTCTACTCTTCCTCTTCCTCGGACTAGCCCTTCCGGTACTGGCCGGCGGCGGCACCACGCTGCGCGCCCTGGCCGGCCCGACCGTGGGCTACATCATCGGCTACGTGATCTCCCCGTGGGTCGCCGGCTCCATCGCCTACCGCGCCCCGCGCGCCAAGGGCGCCCGCATCGGCATCTTCATCCTGGCCGGCGTCGTGGCCCTGCTCACCCAGTACGTCTGCGGCGCGATCGGCCTGATGGTCCGCTCCGGCCTCTCGCTGACCGAGGCCACCGTGGCTCAGTTCGCCTTCGTCCCGGTGGACTCCGCGAAGCTCGTCGTCGCCATCATCATCGCGTACGGCGTGCACGCCGCCTTCCCGGATCTCATGGGCGCTACCAAGCGACGAGCTGACCGCCGTGCCAACAATTAA
- a CDS encoding energy-coupling factor ABC transporter ATP-binding protein produces the protein MPTIKFDHVGVTYDETEVLRDICLELNEHRIGIIGANGGGKSTLTRLINGLGEPTSGTVTVDGLDVEENGKELRKKIGFVFSDAENQIVMPQVRDDVAFSLRRFKLSKEERNRRVDAALERFGLTDLAEQSPHTLSGGQKQMLALAAVLVIEPTLILADEPTTLLDLRNRDRIRREFSSLEQQLIVVTHDLDFLTDFDRVICIDEHQVAADGPPAEVLSFYRDLMAARPL, from the coding sequence GTGCCAACAATTAAGTTCGACCACGTCGGCGTCACCTACGACGAGACCGAGGTCCTCCGCGATATTTGCCTGGAGCTTAACGAGCACCGGATCGGCATCATCGGCGCGAACGGTGGCGGCAAGTCCACCCTGACCCGTCTTATCAACGGACTGGGCGAGCCGACCAGCGGTACGGTGACGGTCGACGGCCTCGACGTCGAAGAAAACGGCAAGGAGCTGCGCAAGAAAATCGGTTTCGTCTTCTCCGATGCGGAGAACCAGATCGTCATGCCGCAGGTGCGCGACGACGTCGCCTTCTCCCTGCGCCGCTTCAAGTTGTCGAAGGAGGAGCGCAACCGCCGCGTCGACGCCGCATTGGAGCGTTTCGGGCTGACGGACCTAGCGGAGCAATCCCCGCACACCCTGTCGGGCGGGCAGAAGCAGATGCTAGCACTCGCGGCCGTACTCGTCATCGAACCCACGCTGATCCTCGCCGACGAGCCCACTACCCTGCTGGACCTGCGCAACCGCGACCGCATCCGGCGCGAGTTTTCCAGCCTGGAGCAGCAGCTCATCGTCGTCACGCACGACCTGGACTTCCTCACCGACTTCGACCGCGTCATCTGCATCGACGAGCACCAGGTCGCCGCCGACGGCCCGCCGGCGGAGGTCTTGAGCTTCTACCGCGACCTCATGGCAGCCCGCCCGCTCTAA
- a CDS encoding energy-coupling factor transporter transmembrane component T family protein codes for MRRKNIPLNVYVDKNTIVHRLSPSVKLAIIIVFILVTSIFIKTIPWALAAVVVGAIPYALAQVPPSIIASQLTPPLFILVPLAAFQWWSRDFEYAAVMFLTIFAAMEVAFLLTLTSTVDEIMESMERTLAPLARFGLPVETISLAMSLTIRLIPLMFETVGEVLDARKARGANMSVMAFATPVVIRSIRRAQAMGEALAARGVGD; via the coding sequence GTGCGGCGCAAAAACATACCGCTGAATGTCTACGTCGATAAGAACACCATCGTCCACCGGCTCTCCCCCTCGGTGAAGCTGGCCATCATCATCGTCTTTATCTTGGTCACCAGCATCTTCATCAAGACCATCCCCTGGGCCCTAGCCGCGGTGGTGGTAGGCGCTATCCCCTACGCCCTGGCCCAGGTCCCGCCGTCCATCATCGCCAGCCAGCTCACCCCGCCCTTGTTCATCCTCGTTCCGCTGGCGGCCTTCCAATGGTGGTCGCGCGACTTCGAGTACGCGGCAGTGATGTTCTTGACTATCTTCGCGGCCATGGAGGTCGCCTTCCTGCTTACTCTCACCTCGACGGTGGACGAGATCATGGAGTCGATGGAGCGGACCCTCGCTCCCCTGGCGCGATTCGGCCTGCCCGTGGAGACCATCAGCTTGGCGATGTCCCTGACCATCCGACTCATCCCGCTGATGTTCGAGACCGTCGGCGAGGTCTTGGACGCCCGCAAGGCCCGCGGGGCGAACATGTCCGTGATGGCCTTTGCCACCCCGGTCGTCATTCGCTCTATCCGCCGGGCCCAGGCCATGGGCGAGGCACTAGCCGCCCGCGGCGTCGGCGATTAG